Proteins from a single region of Vicia villosa cultivar HV-30 ecotype Madison, WI unplaced genomic scaffold, Vvil1.0 ctg.003055F_1_1, whole genome shotgun sequence:
- the LOC131640318 gene encoding uncharacterized protein LOC131640318 yields MVNLSEDCGNSRSVDFRKVFVRGKCVSFSPSVINKFLGRTDVAQPEREVTDNKVCQVITAKQVNSWPPKEKLTASKLSIIYAMLHKIGASNWVPTNHKSTISTVLGRFMYAVGTKAKFDYGTYIFDQTMKHAGSFSVKGPISFPSILCGIILTQYPNILNEHDVVCKRESPLAFHYKLFQGTHVPDIVMTSAETSKSGASVSKAEVITMLKETCKELEARKISLEKMISTLEMNENEDLADAEKMADEDMEEESTSPTDGAAKGSYVDTSSGSDSGK; encoded by the coding sequence ATGGTGAACCTATCTGAAGATTGTGGAAATAGCAGGAGTGTGGACTTTAGAAAGGTGTTTGTGAGAGGTAAGTGTGTTTCATTCTCTCCTTCTGTGATTAATAAATTCTTAGGAAGAACAGATGTAGCTCAACCTGAGCGTGAAGTGACAGACAACAAAGTTTGTCAAGTGATCACAGCCAAGCAGGTAAACAGCTGGCCCCCGAAAGAGAAACTGACGGCAAGTAAGTTGAGCATCATATATGCAATGCTTCACAAGATAGGAGCATCTAATTGGGTACCAACGAATCACAAGTCCACTATTTCAACTGTTCTTGGCAGATTTATGTATGCTGTAGGAACAAAGGCGAAGTTTGACTATGGAACATATATTTTCGACCAAACTATGAAGCATGCTGGAAGCTTTAGTGTTAAGGGTCCAATTTCCTTTCCATCCATTCTGTGTGGCATAATTCTGACTCAGTATCCCAACATTCTCAATGAGCATGATGTAGTATGCAAAAGAGAGAGCCCTTTGGCTTTCCACTATAAATTGTTTCAGGGTACGCATGTTCCAGACATTGTCATGACATCGGCTGAAACATCCAAGTCTGGAGCATCAGTCAGTAAAGCAGAAGTCATAACAATGTTAAAAGAGACCTGCAAAGAGCTGGAAGCTAGGAAAATATCCCTTGAAAAGATGATAAGCACTCTGGAAATGAATGAGAATGAGGATTTGGCAGATGCTGAAAAGATGGCAGATGAAGATATGGAAGAAGAGAGTACCAGTCCTACTGATGGCGCTGCGAAAGGAAGTTATGTAGACACCTCAAGTGGGTCTGACTCCGGGAAGTAA